The following are encoded in a window of Gramella sp. MT6 genomic DNA:
- a CDS encoding NADP-dependent malic enzyme has product MSNTSRKRREALVYHAKPKPGKIEVVPTKKYATQRDLSLAYSPGVAEPCLEIEKDKENAYKYTTKGNLVAVISNGTAVLGLGDIGPEASKPVMEGKGLLFKIFADIDVFDIEVDTKDVDKFIETVKNIAPTFGGINLEDIKAPEAFEIEQRLKAELDIPVMHDDQHGTAIISAAALLNALELAKKKIEKVKIVISGAGAAAVSCTKLYKAFGAKAENIVMLDSKGVIRKDRDNLSEEKEEFATARKIDTLEEAMKNADVFVGLSIANIVSPEMLKSMAKRPIVFAMANPNPEIDYDLAMKTRKDIIMATGRSDHPNQVNNVLGFPFIFRGALDVRASKINEEMKKAAVKALAELAKEAVPEQVNIAYGETRLNFGPDYIIPKPFDPRLIAKVPPAVAKAAMESGVARQDIQDWQKYEEELLERMGNENKITRLLINRAKTNPKRIVFAEADHLDVLKAAQIVRDEGIGTPILLGRKEVIVELMAEIDFENEDVLIIDPKSDEEEEHRKNYAHKYWETRHRNGVTKYDAEKLMRERNYFAAMMVNEGDADALLSGYSRAYPTVVKPMLELIGMAKGVTRVAATNVMNTSRGPLFISDTSINIDPPAKDLAKIAQMTARTVQLFGMEPVIAMISYANFGSSKDPRARKVKDAVSYLHRFHPELSVDGELQVDFALNREMLQGKFPFSKLAGKKVNTLIYPDLDSANSTYKLIKELNDVDSIGPIMMGMKKPVHILQLGASVEEMVNMAAVAVVDAQEKEKKLKK; this is encoded by the coding sequence TGTCTGGAAATTGAAAAGGATAAAGAGAACGCTTATAAATATACCACTAAGGGTAATCTTGTTGCCGTGATCTCTAACGGGACAGCGGTTTTGGGATTGGGCGATATAGGTCCAGAGGCTTCAAAACCAGTGATGGAAGGGAAGGGTTTACTCTTTAAAATTTTTGCCGATATCGATGTTTTTGATATTGAAGTGGACACCAAGGATGTAGATAAATTCATTGAAACGGTAAAGAATATCGCTCCAACTTTTGGTGGAATCAACCTTGAAGATATTAAAGCTCCTGAAGCATTTGAGATCGAACAGCGTTTAAAGGCTGAACTCGATATTCCGGTAATGCATGATGACCAGCATGGTACTGCCATCATTTCGGCAGCAGCATTGTTGAATGCATTGGAACTGGCTAAAAAGAAGATCGAAAAAGTTAAGATCGTGATAAGCGGAGCCGGTGCGGCTGCAGTTTCCTGTACGAAGCTTTATAAGGCATTTGGCGCTAAAGCTGAAAATATTGTAATGCTCGATAGTAAAGGAGTTATTAGAAAAGACAGGGATAACCTTTCTGAAGAAAAAGAAGAATTTGCTACGGCCAGAAAAATAGATACCCTTGAAGAGGCTATGAAAAATGCCGACGTTTTTGTAGGGCTTTCCATTGCAAATATTGTTTCTCCGGAGATGTTGAAGAGTATGGCTAAAAGGCCTATCGTGTTCGCTATGGCTAACCCAAACCCGGAAATAGATTACGATCTGGCCATGAAAACCAGGAAAGATATCATTATGGCAACCGGCCGTAGTGATCATCCTAACCAGGTAAATAATGTACTAGGTTTTCCATTTATTTTCCGTGGAGCTTTGGATGTGAGAGCATCAAAGATCAACGAGGAAATGAAAAAAGCCGCGGTGAAAGCTCTTGCTGAACTTGCTAAAGAAGCAGTGCCGGAGCAGGTTAATATCGCCTATGGTGAAACCCGTCTTAATTTTGGACCAGATTATATCATTCCGAAGCCATTCGATCCAAGGCTTATAGCCAAAGTGCCGCCGGCAGTTGCCAAAGCAGCGATGGAAAGTGGTGTGGCCAGACAGGATATTCAGGATTGGCAGAAATATGAAGAAGAACTTCTGGAAAGAATGGGTAACGAGAATAAGATTACCCGCTTACTCATAAACCGGGCTAAAACGAATCCGAAAAGGATCGTTTTTGCAGAGGCAGATCACTTAGATGTGCTTAAGGCAGCTCAAATCGTGAGAGATGAAGGAATAGGAACTCCAATTCTTCTGGGAAGAAAAGAGGTTATCGTTGAATTAATGGCCGAGATAGATTTTGAAAATGAAGATGTATTGATCATCGATCCAAAATCTGACGAGGAAGAAGAGCACCGTAAAAATTATGCGCACAAATATTGGGAAACCAGGCATAGAAATGGCGTCACTAAGTATGATGCCGAAAAATTAATGCGTGAGCGAAATTATTTTGCTGCAATGATGGTGAATGAAGGTGATGCCGATGCATTGCTCTCGGGATACTCTAGGGCATACCCCACTGTGGTAAAACCAATGCTGGAACTTATTGGAATGGCAAAAGGCGTAACCAGGGTAGCTGCTACAAATGTGATGAATACCTCCAGAGGCCCATTATTTATTAGTGATACCTCAATAAACATTGATCCGCCGGCGAAAGATCTGGCTAAGATCGCTCAAATGACAGCACGTACTGTGCAGTTATTCGGAATGGAGCCGGTGATAGCGATGATCTCTTATGCTAACTTTGGCTCTTCAAAAGATCCACGAGCTAGAAAGGTTAAGGATGCAGTATCTTATTTACACAGGTTCCATCCGGAGTTAAGTGTGGACGGTGAGCTACAGGTAGATTTCGCACTCAATCGTGAAATGCTTCAAGGTAAATTCCCGTTTTCTAAACTTGCAGGGAAGAAGGTGAATACGTTAATTTATCCAGATCTGGACTCGGCGAACAGTACCTATAAACTTATTAAGGAGCTTAATGATGTGGATTCTATTGGTCCTATCATGATGGGGATGAAAAAGCCTGTACATATTTTACAGCTTGGAGCAAGTGTGGAGGAAATGGTAAATATGGCTGCCGTTGCAGTGGTAGATGCGCAAGAGAAAGAAAAGAAACTCAAAAAATAA
- the ruvA gene encoding Holliday junction branch migration protein RuvA, translated as MIHHLKGQLIEKNPTYVVIECNGIGYTVNISLHTFSLIPDSEAISLYTYLQVKEDSHTLYGFIEKSEREIFKLLISVSGVGTSTARMMLSSLQPREVIDAIASGDVPTIQSVKGIGAKTAQRVILDLKDKVLKVLGDDEVFISQNNTNKEEALSALEILGYNRRQAGKVVEKILKDDPDSTVEAIIKLALKKL; from the coding sequence ATGATCCATCATTTAAAGGGGCAATTAATTGAAAAAAATCCAACATACGTTGTTATTGAATGCAACGGAATTGGATATACCGTAAATATCTCACTGCATACTTTTTCTCTTATTCCCGATTCTGAAGCAATCAGTTTATATACCTATCTTCAGGTAAAAGAAGATTCACATACTTTATATGGTTTTATAGAGAAATCTGAAAGAGAGATCTTCAAATTATTGATCTCCGTTTCGGGTGTGGGAACTAGTACAGCAAGGATGATGTTGTCATCGCTTCAACCCAGAGAGGTTATTGATGCGATCGCATCTGGTGACGTACCTACGATCCAGAGTGTTAAGGGTATTGGTGCTAAAACAGCCCAACGGGTGATCCTGGATCTTAAAGACAAGGTTCTAAAAGTATTAGGTGACGATGAAGTTTTCATCTCTCAGAACAATACTAATAAGGAAGAAGCGTTATCTGCATTAGAGATCTTGGGTTATAACAGGCGCCAGGCCGGCAAAGTTGTTGAGAAGATCCTTAAAGATGATCCAGATTCCACCGTAGAAGCTATAATCAAACTGGCTCTTAAAAAGCTGTAA